Genomic DNA from Chloroflexota bacterium:
GCCGCGTCTTCCGCATCCCCGCGTCTCCGTGTCTCCCCTCGCCGTGTCCCCCCTTGCTGCCACCTTCCGATCCTTGACGCCTGGTCCCGGTCGAGTATAATTGTGCCAGTACAATTATACAGTCGCGTCAGGTACCGGAAGGAGAGCGAGCCATCGACGAATTGGTGCAGGGTTTGCAGGAGGCCTTTCGCCTGATACTGACCCTCGACCGCGATATTCTGGAGATCGTATCCCTTTCCCTGCAGGTGTCGGGAACGGCGTTGCTCATCAGTACGCTCATCGGGATTCCCCTGGGTGCCGCTATGGGTCTGACCCAATTCATGGGCAGGCGACTGATGATTGTGTTCCTCTACACAGGGATGGGTTTTCCGCCGGTCGTGATCGGCCTGTTCGTCTATTTGATGTTGTCCCGAAGTGGCCCGCTTGGCCAGCTGAACTCACCCCTGGTTCCAGCCCTCTTTACACCGGCCGCCATGGTCAGCGCTCAAGCCGTCTTAGCGGTTCCGCTGGTGGCAGGATTTACCATGGTTGCTGTGATGGGCGTTGATCCCAAGCTCCGACAGCAACTGCAGGCGCTTGGTGCGACCCGTTTCCAATCTGCCCTTACACTGCTGTCTGAAGCCAAAGTTGGCGTGGTAGTGGCTGTGATCGCCGGCTTCGGAGCGATTATTTCAGAAGTGGGTGCGGTGATGATGGTTGGCGGAAACATCGAAAACAACACGCGCGTGCTAACTACGGCGATCGTGTTGGAGACGCGCAAGGGCGCCTTCGACGTGGCGATTGCCCTGGGCGTGATCCTTCTGGGGATGGCATTTGTCACCAATGCAGCTGTCCTTCTTCTGCAAGGCAGGACAATCGATTCATGAAAAACCTGATTTTCCAACTCAGGGATGTGGGCAAGGATTACGACGGGCTGCCGGTATTACAGGTTGGCGAGCTTGATGTGGTTGAGGGGGAGGTCCTGGCCGTTGTAGGCCCAAGTGGCGCCGGCAAGAGCACCTTGCTGCGCATGTTGAATTTCCTGGAGACGCCCAGCCGCGGCTGCATCCACTTTCGCGGCAGCGACTATGGACCCAACCGTAAAGCGCCTATCCAGGTCAGGCGTTCGATAACCACGGTGTTTCAAGACTCCATACTTCTGCGGCGAAGCGTCAAGGCCAATGTTTGCTATGGGTTGCGCCTGCGAGGGAATCGCAATGGAACCCAGATGGTTGATGCTGCCTTGACCCAGGTGGGCCTGGCCGATTATCAGACACGATCGGCCAAAACCCTGTCTGGTGGCGAGGCTCAGCGAGTTGCCCTGGCGAGGGCCATGGTCTTGCAGCCCCAGGTGATGCTGCTCGACGAGCCGACAGCCAACCTCGATCCGCACAATGTTGGCCTGATCGAAAACATTGTAAAGGATATTAATCGGGAATCGGGTACGACCATTGTGCTGGTCACGCATAATGTATTCCAGGCCAAACGGCTGGCCCATCGCGTGGTCTTCATGCTCAATGGCAATATCGTCGAGATCAACGAGACAAAGCGCTTTTTCGAAACCCCCGACGACCCGCGCACCGCGGCGTTCATCAAGGGGGAAATGGTGTTTTAGGCAGGGAGGTCTGGCAATATGTTTGCTCGCTTTCGCCTGGTAGCTGTTCTTTTGCTAATGG
This window encodes:
- a CDS encoding ABC transporter permease, whose protein sequence is MQGLQEAFRLILTLDRDILEIVSLSLQVSGTALLISTLIGIPLGAAMGLTQFMGRRLMIVFLYTGMGFPPVVIGLFVYLMLSRSGPLGQLNSPLVPALFTPAAMVSAQAVLAVPLVAGFTMVAVMGVDPKLRQQLQALGATRFQSALTLLSEAKVGVVVAVIAGFGAIISEVGAVMMVGGNIENNTRVLTTAIVLETRKGAFDVAIALGVILLGMAFVTNAAVLLLQGRTIDS
- a CDS encoding phosphate ABC transporter ATP-binding protein, translated to MKNLIFQLRDVGKDYDGLPVLQVGELDVVEGEVLAVVGPSGAGKSTLLRMLNFLETPSRGCIHFRGSDYGPNRKAPIQVRRSITTVFQDSILLRRSVKANVCYGLRLRGNRNGTQMVDAALTQVGLADYQTRSAKTLSGGEAQRVALARAMVLQPQVMLLDEPTANLDPHNVGLIENIVKDINRESGTTIVLVTHNVFQAKRLAHRVVFMLNGNIVEINETKRFFETPDDPRTAAFIKGEMVF